Proteins co-encoded in one uncultured Draconibacterium sp. genomic window:
- the elbB gene encoding isoprenoid biosynthesis glyoxalase ElbB, with amino-acid sequence MKNIAVVLAGNGVYDGAEIHEATLTLLAIAQQGAAYQCFAPDVDQAHVVNHISGEEMPETRNVMIEAARIARGNIKALSEYKAADYDAIIFPGGFGAAKNLCTFAFDGPDCKVNPDVEKAIKATVEAEKPVGALCISPAIIAKVLGDVKLTIGQDKETADTLEALGAKHVATTHGEIVVDEKYKVITTPCYMLDATITQIADGASNVVAKMLEMA; translated from the coding sequence ATGAAAAATATAGCAGTAGTACTAGCCGGTAATGGCGTTTATGACGGTGCCGAAATTCACGAAGCCACATTAACTTTATTGGCCATTGCACAGCAAGGCGCGGCCTATCAGTGTTTTGCTCCCGATGTGGATCAGGCTCATGTGGTAAACCATATTTCAGGAGAAGAAATGCCCGAAACCCGTAATGTAATGATAGAAGCTGCCCGAATCGCTCGCGGTAACATAAAAGCATTATCGGAATACAAAGCTGCCGATTACGATGCAATTATTTTTCCAGGCGGTTTTGGTGCTGCCAAAAACCTTTGCACATTTGCTTTTGATGGTCCTGATTGTAAGGTAAATCCTGATGTTGAAAAAGCTATTAAAGCTACTGTAGAAGCAGAAAAACCTGTAGGAGCACTTTGCATATCGCCGGCAATAATTGCAAAAGTTTTAGGTGATGTAAAACTTACCATTGGTCAGGATAAAGAAACTGCCGATACGCTGGAAGCGTTGGGAGCCAAACACGTTGCCACTACACATGGAGAAATTGTGGTTGACGAAAAATACAAAGTAATTACAACGCCTTGTTATATGCTCGATGCTACTATAACACAAATTGCTGATGGCGCATCAAATGTAGTTGCTAAAATGCTGGAGATGGCA